The Streptomyces kanamyceticus DNA segment GGCTGAGCGTGGTGGCCAACGGTCTGTGCTTCGTACGCGGCGGGCGTCTGGTCCTGCCCTTCGCCCCGGCCGGACCCGGCCAGGACGCCGCCTCGTCGGACGAGAGCCGCCCCAAGTCACGGACGCTGCGCCACACCCCGGTCGTCCGCGCCGTGCTCGATGCCGCCGCCCGTCCCGTCCGCTGCGACGACCTGGTCCGCGAGGTCGAGGAGCGGTTCCCGGGGGCGCCCGACGGCGCGGTCGCCCGACTCGTCGCCCAACTCATCGGCGCGGAGGTGCTGCTGACGGAGCTTCGTCCACCGCTGGACGCCCCCGACCCGCTGGCCCACGTCGAGGCGCTGCTCCCGGCCGCCACCCCCGCCGCCCGGCGCATCGCCGAGCTGCGCGCGTCCCTCGCCGACTACCTCCGCACCCCGCTCGGTGAGGGAAGGACCGCCTGGCGCACGGCACTTGGAGCCGCCGCCGGGGCCACCGAGGACGTCTCGTCCGGCGACTCCTCACCCAAGGACACCCCGGCGAGCGGGCACGCCGTCCAAGTGGACCTGCGCCTGGACGGTTCCGTCGTGCTCTCGCACGAGGTGGCCCGCGAGCTGGAGCACGCCGCCGCCGCGCTGTGGCGCCTCGCGCCCCAGGGCAGGAGCCGGTTGACCGCGTACCACCAGGACTTCGTCGAGCGGTACGGCCTCGGGCGCTACGTCCCCGTCAAGGAACTCCTCGATCCCGACATCGGCCTCGGTGCCCCTGCCGGATACCGCCTGCCGCCCAGCCACCGCCCCGACCCGGGGCCCGCGCCCCTGGGAGCCGTACGCCAGCGGCTGTTGCTGGGTCTCGCCGCCGAGGCGCAGGCGCGCGGATCGCGCGAAGTCGTCCTGGACGAGCGGTGGCTGGGCAAGCTGGAGTCCGCCGACCGTGCCGAGTCCGCGGACCGGGACGCGCCCACCGTGCGGCCGCCCGCCCTCGAACTCGTCGTGCAGATCGCCGCGACGTCCGCCGCCGCGGTGGACCGGGGCGACTACACGCTCGTCCTCAACGGCGCGGCCACCGCGTCCGGCGGCCTCATGGGCAGGTTCGCCCACCTCTTCGAGCCCGCACAGGCCTCGGCGATCCGGCACACGGTGCGGGCCGCGCGCGAGGACACCGGACGTCTCCCCGTCCAGGTCCACCACCAGGCCTCGCACCACCGGCACGCCAACGTCGCGCAGGTGCCGACCTGGCTGGACGGGCGCCTGGTCATCGGCGTCCACCCCGGCCCAGCCGCGCCGGGCGTCACCGACCTCGCCCTCGACGACATCGCCGTCTGCGCCGACTCCGAGGGCTTTCGGATCGTGTCCGTCCCGCTCGGCCGCGAGCTGACCCCTTCGGCGCTCCACGTGCTCAACCGCGAACTGACCGCGCCCAACGCGGTGCGCTTCCTCATCGAGGCCGCCGCGTTCGGCCGCAGGCAGTGGCGGCTGTGGGAATGGGGCGCCGCGGAGGACCTGCCGTTCCTGCCCGCCGTACGCGTCGGACGCACCGTCCTGGCCCCGGCCCGCTGGCGCCTGGAAGCGAAGGGCCCCTCCCTGGCGGAGTGGCGCGCGCTCTGGAACGTGCCCGACCACGTCCAGCTGACCCTCGGCGACCACCGCATCCCCCTGAACCTCTCCGTTCCCGCGCACCGGGAGATCCTGCGCCGCGAGTGCGAGCGGACGGGCGCTGCCGTGGTCCACGAGCCGCCCCTGGGACAAGACCCCGACAGCGGTTGGCTGCACGGACCCGGCGGCGCCCACGAAGCGGAAGCCGTAGTGACCCTGACGCCCTGTCAGCAAGGCCCCGAGCCGAAGCCCCGGCCCGCGAAGCCCGCGCGCATCTCCCTCCCGGCGAGTCGGGGCGGCACCGGCGAGATCCCGCCCGGCGGCCCCTGGCTCTACGCGATGCTCTACACCTCCGCCGAGCGCCAGGACGAACTCCTGACCGGGCCGCTGCGGCGATTCCTGACCGAGCTGCCGATCCCGCCGGAGGAACCGGGCGGCGTCGACCGGTGGTTCTTCATCCGGTACGCCGACCCGGACCCGCACCTGCGCCTGCGACTGCACGGCGATCCGGCCCTGCTCAACGGCGTACTGCTGCCCGCGCTCCACGACCTGGCCGGACAACTGGCCGCCGACGGACTCGCCCGCGGACTGCGCGTCGACAGCTACGCCCCCGAGACCGAGCGCTACGGCGGCCCGGTCCTGCTCGGCGCGGCCGAAGAGGTGTTCCACGCGGACAGCCGACTGGTGATCGAACGGCTCGCGACCCCGACGGACGACCGGATCCTGTCCACCGCGCACGACGTGGCCGGGCTGGTCAGGGCCTTCCACCGGGGCTACGGCGGGGACTGGCGGCAGTGGATCACCACCACGTACCCCAAGCGGGAAAAGCACCACAAGGCGTTCGCGGCCCGCAGGAGAGAAGCTCTCGCACGCAT contains these protein-coding regions:
- a CDS encoding lantibiotic dehydratase gives rise to the protein MRHGQSAETVFRCADGVLLRAPLLARPRARATWQDEVRQSPDGTGAPPPESTDLDALRAQLQELLADARFREAVEVSSPSLARTVDAVLANAPVTPSDLRKAHRAVTRYFLRAASRPTPFGLLAGVLWGSFGAATKGELTGEGHKAARLDAGLLARLIAEWERDPAVHQGLSVVANGLCFVRGGRLVLPFAPAGPGQDAASSDESRPKSRTLRHTPVVRAVLDAAARPVRCDDLVREVEERFPGAPDGAVARLVAQLIGAEVLLTELRPPLDAPDPLAHVEALLPAATPAARRIAELRASLADYLRTPLGEGRTAWRTALGAAAGATEDVSSGDSSPKDTPASGHAVQVDLRLDGSVVLSHEVARELEHAAAALWRLAPQGRSRLTAYHQDFVERYGLGRYVPVKELLDPDIGLGAPAGYRLPPSHRPDPGPAPLGAVRQRLLLGLAAEAQARGSREVVLDERWLGKLESADRAESADRDAPTVRPPALELVVQIAATSAAAVDRGDYTLVLNGAATASGGLMGRFAHLFEPAQASAIRHTVRAAREDTGRLPVQVHHQASHHRHANVAQVPTWLDGRLVIGVHPGPAAPGVTDLALDDIAVCADSEGFRIVSVPLGRELTPSALHVLNRELTAPNAVRFLIEAAAFGRRQWRLWEWGAAEDLPFLPAVRVGRTVLAPARWRLEAKGPSLAEWRALWNVPDHVQLTLGDHRIPLNLSVPAHREILRRECERTGAAVVHEPPLGQDPDSGWLHGPGGAHEAEAVVTLTPCQQGPEPKPRPAKPARISLPASRGGTGEIPPGGPWLYAMLYTSAERQDELLTGPLRRFLTELPIPPEEPGGVDRWFFIRYADPDPHLRLRLHGDPALLNGVLLPALHDLAGQLAADGLARGLRVDSYAPETERYGGPVLLGAAEEVFHADSRLVIERLATPTDDRILSTAHDVAGLVRAFHRGYGGDWRQWITTTYPKREKHHKAFAARRREALARITPDGPAAHAHHAAPERFGQLVREEQRRGTLSVSPDAVLASLVHMHCNRRLGTDRTAEAQTLAVARGAVQAHLDRERAGS